A window of Gammaproteobacteria bacterium genomic DNA:
GGGTGTATTGGATCGTGCGGAGAAATTATTTTTAGAATTAGTCTCAATTGGCGGTGAAGTTAAACGGAGTTTGCAGTATTTGCTGACAATTTATGAGCAAGAAAAAGAGTGGTTTAAAGCGGTTCAAACGGCAGAAAAATTACAATTAATGACAAGAATTCCAATGCAATCGACGATAGCACATTATTATTGTGAGTTAGCGGCAAAAGAATTGTTAGAGAATCGAGTTGATGAAGCACAAACGCATTTGAAGTTGGCCTTAAGAACAGATAAGCATTGTGTGAGAGCGTGTTTGGCGTTGGCGGATTTAGCGATTCAGGAAGGGGAATATAAAACGGCTTTAAAGCAGCTGAAATTGGTCAAGTCTAATGATCCCGATTATATTACAGAGACGATTGAACCTATTCGACAGTGTTTTCATCATTTAGATCAAGAGCAGTCGTTGTTTGACTATTTGTGGGAATGTTTGGAAGAGCACCCAAGAATTTCAGTGATTCTTGCGTTGTCTGACTTAATTCGTCATCGCGAGGGTGATCGGCCGGCGATTGATTTTGTAGCAGAGCAGATACGGCATCATCCGTCGTTGCGAGGTTTGAATCGATTGATTCATTTGTATTTGGGTAATACAGTGGGTGATACGAAGGATAAGTTGGAGTTGTTGAATAATCTTGTGACTCAATTGCTTACGCTTAAGCCTGTTTATCGGTGTGTTCAGTGCGGTTTTTCGGGTACTCAATTATATTGGCAGTGTCCAAGTTGCCATCAGTGGAGTACTGTGCGCGCCATTCAAGGCATCGAGGGCGATTAATTCGCATTTTTAGAGTTCCCAAAGTCGGCGCGAGAATTCGACATCCTTTTCGCTTAACCAAAAAAAATCGAAGAATTAAAAAATTCTAAGGGAGTTGGACTGGGCAAGACGACCTTTTCAAGACCGCCGCGTAAGAATAAATTTTTTAGAGCTCCCAAAGTCGGCGTTACAATCCGACTGTCTTTCCGAAAATGGCTCACTCGGGTCCCCCTCGCTGCGCTTTATTTTTCTCCAAGAAAGTCGGATTCTTCGCCTACGCGACTCAGGATAATTAAATTTTACTGCCACAAGCAAAGTCAATGGGGCTT
This region includes:
- the lapB gene encoding lipopolysaccharide assembly protein LapB codes for the protein MIWQYFFLLLPVAAFTGWYMGRRGEKLALPNLKNAIPSDYFLGLTYLINEEPDRAVDVFIKLLEVNGDTAETHLALGALFRQRGEVDRAIRIHQNLIARPNLDKTLRIHVMLELGQDYLKAGVLDRAEKLFLELVSIGGEVKRSLQYLLTIYEQEKEWFKAVQTAEKLQLMTRIPMQSTIAHYYCELAAKELLENRVDEAQTHLKLALRTDKHCVRACLALADLAIQEGEYKTALKQLKLVKSNDPDYITETIEPIRQCFHHLDQEQSLFDYLWECLEEHPRISVILALSDLIRHREGDRPAIDFVAEQIRHHPSLRGLNRLIHLYLGNTVGDTKDKLELLNNLVTQLLTLKPVYRCVQCGFSGTQLYWQCPSCHQWSTVRAIQGIEGD